One Vibrio quintilis DNA segment encodes these proteins:
- a CDS encoding transporter substrate-binding domain-containing protein — protein sequence MIRKIACLLLALTGLTGQTSAFAKETIRIGVDATYPPFEYTKPDGTLAGFEIELGNAMCEKVQAECVWVPMSFDGLIPALKVKKIDAVFSSLGISEKRKKVVDFSDRTWTGFSSMLSLKRLNLQPAAESLKGKVLGVLQGSIQEDFARKKLMPHGVSVQAYQTQEQVYADLLNGRIDASMQDMTQAQTGFIEKGKHPEFANQKVVDELLPADSAIAIRKGDSRTMGLINRGISAIHADGTYDRIQRQFFGDLDLYNK from the coding sequence TGCGTTTGCCAAAGAGACGATCCGCATTGGGGTTGATGCGACCTATCCACCGTTTGAATATACCAAACCGGATGGCACGCTGGCCGGATTCGAAATTGAACTGGGCAATGCGATGTGTGAAAAAGTTCAGGCTGAATGTGTCTGGGTACCCATGAGCTTTGACGGGCTGATTCCGGCACTGAAAGTGAAAAAAATTGATGCAGTATTTTCTTCGCTGGGTATTTCAGAGAAGCGTAAGAAAGTTGTCGATTTCTCTGACCGGACCTGGACCGGATTTTCTTCCATGCTGAGCCTGAAGCGCCTTAATCTTCAGCCGGCAGCTGAATCGCTGAAAGGCAAAGTTCTGGGTGTGCTGCAGGGATCCATTCAGGAAGACTTCGCCAGAAAAAAACTCATGCCGCATGGTGTCAGTGTTCAGGCATACCAGACTCAGGAACAGGTCTATGCTGACCTGCTGAACGGCCGGATTGATGCTTCCATGCAGGATATGACGCAGGCGCAGACCGGTTTTATTGAGAAAGGAAAACATCCTGAGTTTGCCAACCAGAAGGTTGTGGATGAACTGCTGCCGGCAGACAGTGCAATCGCTATCCGTAAAGGTGATTCACGTACGATGGGGCTGATCAACCGTGGTATCAGTGCGATTCATGCTGACGGAACCTATGACCGGATTCAGCGTCAGTTCTTTGGTGACCTTGATCTGTATAACAAGTAA